CGTTACAAAAatcatgtttattttgtgtacCAGAAgagcagtttaaaaatattatagagACTAGAGTATAAATAttagatatatatgtatatatatcgtTGAAGCAAAAACCAAAGAGCTTTTCTCAAACATTGCCAAAATGTGTCTTATGTCCAACAGCatacaaaattgtaaaaaagacacttttaaaaaaatgtgacataAGCTGCTATGGTTTTACCTCAACGGTATATTCCTTACTAATTGTTTTCTGTAGAAAAAGAAACCTCTGTATGATGTATACTTATTATctaatttatttagttaaatcAATTTTGGGCTATAGTATGTATATGTCATATGGTTTTAAGAATTTCTTTCATTAATATTCAGACTGGTAAAGACCTACACAAGTAATGAAAACACCCAGGATATTCAACGGGTAATTTCTCTGCTTGCTGCGGAGTTTACCCTCTCACAAAACTCACATAGTAGAAAAGGTGGATTGATAGGCTTGGCAGCATGTGCAATTGCATTAGGAAATcaggtataaaataataatacatatataatatatatatataaatatataatgaataaataggCTTATACTTTACTTTGGATTTTTAGACTGATGGTTGTAGCattgaataatatttgaatgtaaCACATTTGTCGttgcatggcgggcaatgatagtcattatagcatgggtgtttTTTATACATCTCTTGGccgcttaaaagttaccacgtggGAAACTTTGAgggttattttattgaactGTGTGCCAAAGACTCTATATTGAGAATCAATGATATTTGTCTGAATTAAACCAGATGGTATACTAATACTTGGTAGGCTAGTGGACATTGGattatttaacttatattttgtattggaCATTAGGCTGTAATATGTAACTGTTTTCTGCAGCATatccattttaatttttaaaattggacagcaataaattttaattttcagaaTTGTTTATAATTCAAGTTTTCTGTAACTTGCAAtgatatagcctatataaaaCCAGTGTATTGATATTCCTTTTCTAAATTTGTTGCATTACTGTTCCTACAGCACATCCAACCACACCTTGAGAGTTTGATCAAACCTGTGTTAATTTGCTCATCTGACCCCGACAGTAGAATGCGATACTTTGCATGCGAATCACTTTACAATATTGTTAAAGTATCAAGAGCCGACACTTTACCATATTTCAGTGAATTATTCGATGCTCTGAGCAAGGCATGTTAATTTAACTTCTAGTTATAATTAAAgcccatattttctaaaaattgcAATCAAAACCAAGTTATTCAGGAATCAGGGAAATAGTGCATagaattcaaaatttaaaataggtttttgacattttttattgtttaaaatttagttaacTATTGATTGACTCTGGACCACTTAACTTTTAAGTAAGTAAAGACCATTGGCTCTTAGCCTTTCCTTGTTTCGTTATGTTTACTTAGTGTTAAACTTTGTACAATATTAATACGTTACGCATACCCTGTTTATATTACATGTGGTCTTAAGttttaatcttattttttgtttcagttgtCAGCAGATCCTGATCCCAATGTAAGAAACGGCTCAGATTTGTTGGATCGATTGTTAAAGGTAACTTATGGTTTGGATTTATTCTGTTAATGCTGTTTATGTTGTagctaataataaatttaagaCTTTTAAAAGACACATTGAGTATTAGCTAGCTAATAGTAATGCAGTAGCCTACTAGTAGCTAAAAACATCAGTAGCCTCCTATGAAAAAATTATGAGGCATCAAAGTTTCAGTGACCAATGGCTCTTTTAAAAGACTTAATGAGTGTGTTctatagaaaatatttaataatgcaTTGACTGTCAATAGTCTTTAATAATTGCATTGTGTCAGCCTGTCGTTCTAGAAATTAGAACGTCAGGCTGACACAATGCAATTATTAACAGAAATGCCGTTTATTTTCTGGCTTCTCAATACATCCTATCAAATACTGACAATCAAatgttatttcattttaaaaactgacattaaattcaataatttattttttctatctAGGACATAGTGACTGAGACCCCCACATTTGACGTGACAGCCTTTGTTTCCCTTCTGCGTGAGCGAATGTACACGAAGAAACAATTTACTCGTCGTTTCCTTGTGCAGTGGCTCAAGTGTGTCATGTCGATCCCGGAGGTTGACATCCTTGTCTTCCTCCCTGAGCTCCTTGATCCTCTCCTCCTCATCTTGGGTGATCCAAGCAAAGAGATAAGGAATATGTGAgaattttttccaatttatttttttttaacttttttttaattttaaaagttaaaataacatgGTTCATTATGACATGCTCTCACCAAGTAACACAGCCAGAAAAATAGAAAGTTtgaccttttttttaataaaacattttttcagctgccttttaatataaaatgttcatGTTTTTGTGTTCATTTATACCCCcacaaaacagttttttatcTTACTTACACTATTCATTCACACTATTATGCCtcattatattattaacattgATTTTACTTACTTATTATTTAGGTAGGCCGCAGGTATACCCAACCTCATctttatattgttaatattctAATCAACTAATAGTTTTCATACTATGCTGTAATTCCATTAAGTTCAAATTACACTCAGGTGTCAGAGCACACTTGGAGAATTTCAAACAATGATTCAAAAATCTCCGGATAAAGTGGATTTTAACAACATGGCAAACATCATTATCACTCACAGCCAATCTGAAGGTAAGATTTCTTTGAATGatagaatgtaacttattttatccttgcgtgaccGAAAAAACGACaataaacacaggtgttctgttttatacacctcgtgccagcttacgggttaccaagtatgttactctGTGGGTAGTTATTTtttggagatttttttatgtatggctgataatttggacaacccattagtgactactgaattggagcaattgccgttacgTGTTttacccaagaacacacacacccacaatggtagcagcgaagagccttgaacctattacctctgggttagaggcagatgtgccaaccaactgtgctactgTGCCgaacatttatataataatgatTTGATATTTCAAAACACAAGCTTTGTCATATTGTGTAAATTCAGAGCAAAATTTACTTTCCTCTTTGTGATTCCTACAAAATAATGATCTAAAAAATTACAGGTTTAAATGGTGgctataaatgttttaaaacgtgTGTTGCTACATACCAGCAGTGAACCAATTGGAATATGATGTTAAACTGTTTGTTCTTTATCAGCTTATATAACACTTAACTTAttacttttaacattttcctTATGAATTAAGTCAGCAACCTTAGTTTAACTAATCAATGGACGAGCTGTTTTGATCCTTTTGATACTAGTCTAACCTTAATACATTTACATTTGAAGTCTCAAAATCCTTACGTTTTCCAGAAAACACACtgcttaaagttaaaacatgcttacactATTACACACAAGCACTGAGTAGGCTACACAAAGAAAGTAAAAAGTAATCCACTGATTCCATGTATGTTTGTTTTCACACgcagtatttttaacatataaaaattCCGATACATCTACCTTTAATTGTAGCAGCCACAAACACTGTGCCCTATGTCTTACATTCTTGTGTGTTGTTCATAGCAATATCAATgtaccttttaaaaaaaatccattgCATtatatagcaaaaaaaaatcaggACATTGCGAAACGTTTcaggtagggatgcacattacagaataattaggtattttaGGATATCCtggaatactttatttcgaatctagaattccgaatctagaatttcgaatcttttttatatttataagaaaaaataattttacccacatttATTGACTCTTTTATAGTAGCTTTGTTGGATcatgtaaaatgatcaaaaattgtactattgggtagtttttgcgtcatgaaacctAAAGCAGGCTATAAAAAGACgttgcgaaacgtttactctcgaaagtcccacaaacacaaaaatatttttttttttatttttgtttataattaatatttttttaaattgttaatacATATTGAGCAGTGACATACGAAAGCGccattaaacaaaatacctaATTCCGTaattagatatatataaaaaaaatttaatctCACAGATTcgaaaatttgattttctgtACTATGTATCGCTAGAttcaatgtatatttattttcaacacaatattttttcaacacagtattaaaatcaatgtatatttatttccacacattattttcatttatttttttattatttcaacatattttcttattatttcaacatattttcttattatttcaacatattttcttattatttccacaaaatattttcatttcttcCAAACTTCTTCCCAGATCTTCTGATCCAGGAAAGATCATTAAACTGGCTCGTTCACTTCATCTCACTCGCTGGATCAGTCGTCCTCAAATATTTATCGGGAATATTGGGAGCCATACTCCCAACTCTTGCCCATGAGGATGttcaacataaaaatatcctTTTGTGGTTTTGACTCGctaaattttgtgtttattattggTATTTAGTattcaatattgtttttttgtattaaattttagtattatttattagttaatattggtttttgtattaaatttttagtaatatttagtatttaatattggtttttgtattaaattttggtattatttagtatttaatatTGCCACTAAActtcaatatttaatattgGCGTTTGTATTTAGGAAATATTTGCAAGACTAAATTTATTCTAACAAGTTATATGGGTAGTTCTGCTAGAGTAGCTAGGCAGTAGAggacaaatttttaaattgttagtaGGGCAAAaccaatattaatatttaatgtaaatctTTACGTTTTAATTTAGTGTCTTAGCAAGTGacgttttccaaaaaaattagagaagttttttaaacaaattaaatatggTGGGTTTGGAAATTTTACTCTAATTTTAATGTTGagctttttaaaatgttcatttctttaacaattattttcaCATATCCGTGAAACAGCTAAGCGCGCGAATGTAAGTTTGATGAAACTGATCACTCCTGCTTTGGATAAGGAACAAACTGATCAAACGTAAGACATTATATAGAAAATCCatgtttgatgtttttttccGCTatatgctaccattgtggacgtatgtgtctttgggcaagacactaaatggcaattgctccaacccggtggtcactaatggatttttcaaattatcaccaacacataaaaaaataaaaaatcttttcaaaaaataatcccaaaaaataataaagtaacatacttggtaacatgtaagctggcatgaggtgtatgaacatccatgttataacgactgttgcttTCGGGTCacccgaggataaagtaagccACATACATTCATATGTATAATACATCTTTGCATGGTTTAATATCATGTATAATGATAGCACTATATGAATACTCTTGTATGGTTTTGGTTCATGAGTAATGCTGTTTCAGCATACTTAGTATGATGAGTGTTCAAATTAAACTAGTTTGTGTGGTTTTTTCTCTAATCACAGATCACCAATATACTACTATGCTATAGTTTATAACTATCAAAATAATGTCACCAATGTTGCCAAATCGGCAAATcccactttttattttgtcgtAAAATTccatttcaattttaaataaaattcttttcttttcattttgaCCAAAATGGACAAAAAAcatgttggttttatttacattgcAGTTCATGTTCTTTGTgttgttttggttaaaaatatattaaaaaatccaaaGAAAATTACAGACAAAGCTTAGGTAGTAACTCGTGagcagacacaaggtgtatgaaacagtatatattagttttggttatttatgttgttaaatgatttgtttgtgttgtgtttttttttataattattgttGATGTTCCAGACCCAACACCAATCTTCCACTGACAGAAATAGTTGATGTTTTCACGGAACATCTCGATTTTGATTCAACTTACACTAAAAGTGCGGTGATCAGGTGGATTACTCACCTGCTTATTAAAATACCTTACAgtgtaagttaaaaataataaaaaaatgattttaaccGTTTATAGGCATTTTGTATCGTTATGGCTgattaatttaagttttcaaAATACCGTACGTCCGCGGTTCCCAAAGTGGGCGCCGcggcgcactagtgcgccgACGCAACTCGTCAAGTGCGCCGTGAAAATTTGCAGAAACATTTCCAATTTAGCATGGTCGAGataattgatttgtattaatattttattgcaatataaattgttgttttatataaaaatccaacgtgtttgttcaataataaaatttaaaaagtttgttttcgcatttctatctgtacagtagatttgtatattacgtaacaatgccaattATTTCTTTCAGTTTGCAATAATCATGTCCAGACTGTGGTACAACACTTTTCATATTCTTaagtttcatatgcttaaacgagcctaatcttaaaatacacgataaaactgtaaaaatgcgtttttatttctaagaccTTTGGCTAAGTGCGccgcaaacattttgaatagcTCAAGTGGCGCcgggtgaaaaaaaagtttgggaaccactgccgTACGTGTAtgttaaattaatgaaaactGTATAGTACTTGTTTTTATACTGTTATGGCTAAATAATTTGAGTTTTCaaaatacctttaaaaatacGTTACAGtgtaagtttaattaataaaacctgtatattacctttttaaactgttgtgactaaaaaattttagttttcctAATTGTGTAGTTATTTCAGTACCAGTAtagacatatatatagtaggcctaTAAGGTACAggttaatgtgttttaacaactgttattttgtctctatatcctgtctttccgtttaaaatattttttaatcttagcTACCGTAATAGCATAggcaaataaagttattatattattattatctgtATTTGTTTCTTCATTATTGCATTGTATTGTATACCCAAAGCCAATAATActtatagtatggtgggggaagatgggacaccctttcgttttatttctttattccACTTGGTacgaaacaaagaacaaagaaaaaaaaggaaatataaaaccatatcctcacaactttcatggacctttgttaattgtttaaaacacgatcagaatgtttgaatattatgtgccaaaggtgttccatctttccccaccctactatatattaaattgtCCAATCACATTGAACTGCATTGTTATTAACATTATGTGTAATCTACAGATATTTGATCATGTGGAAAAGATATTTACTGAGGTTATGAAACGACTTTCAGATCCAGCAGATGATGTAAgatttacatttattgttttctaaCAATTCATAAGTTTAAACCCTGGTTTAATCTGTAtgtaatactttttaaatcaaaGTATATGAGTAACTGCTGACTCTTTGCTACTAACACCTTAAAAACCATGCCTATCACAGAATTAGGTTGTGTTTTACATGCAAGtatagtttaaacaatgttacaaattataaaataaaaaaaatgttacaatttaaaaaaaaaatacaaattaaaaaaatgttactaattaaaaaatgtcacaaattaggctgtgttttaaaaatacaagtaaagtataaaaaatgttacaaaatatctttgttaaaaaaagcaaGACTGAATAAAACAATGTCGTAGACAAACAGGTGTTTATAAGGTGTTGCTGCCAGGCTTATAAGTCCAATGAAGCTGTTCTAAGAATTCATGATTTCCGTAACAATATTTCGACTTCCCAATTTGGTTGCCTTTGCCTGGTAAATGAATTCCTTGTCCTACTCTTCATAGGTGctaaacctggggtggcagggcaGGCAGGCCTACCTAGAATTTTTGGGCTACAATAATTAGtaaattttaggaaaaatgaatttaataa
The DNA window shown above is from Ciona intestinalis chromosome 3, KH, whole genome shotgun sequence and carries:
- the LOC100181175 gene encoding protein VAC14 homolog; translation: MTHPGLTPTVTRMLHDKLYEKRKVAALEIEKLVKTYTSNENTQDIQRVISLLAAEFTLSQNSHSRKGGLIGLAACAIALGNQHIQPHLESLIKPVLICSSDPDSRMRYFACESLYNIVKVSRADTLPYFSELFDALSKLSADPDPNVRNGSDLLDRLLKDIVTETPTFDVTAFVSLLRERMYTKKQFTRRFLVQWLKCVMSIPEVDILVFLPELLDPLLLILGDPSKEIRNMCQSTLGEFQTMIQKSPDKVDFNNMANIIITHSQSEDLLIQERSLNWLVHFISLAGSVVLKYLSGILGAILPTLAHEDVQHKNIRETAKRANVSLMKLITPALDKEQTDQTPNTNLPLTEIVDVFTEHLDFDSTYTKSAVIRWITHLLIKIPYSIFDHVEKIFTEVMKRLSDPADDVVLLTLECMAEMASSVAGTPIDSQVFVGTRLKLNTSLHTSNTPLVLNVYFTKFISRLLRYFKNDQDLLEKRSSFIIRQLCALLHAENVFRALSSSLTFSKEQQELEDPRFCSHAIKKLNTILMTSSELSELREKLKNKSGKENSDLFCCLYKSWCHNPVAAICLCLLTQNYQHCCTLLQKFSDFELTVDLLMELDKLVQLLESPIFAYLRLQLLEGTCRQHLTKCLYSLLMLLPQSRSFDTLHHRLNCVPDSTLLPALSHDSEPGNRLVDVDFNQLFKHFVDVQLRHAEFKRHSRLQASIT